The following are encoded together in the Coffea arabica cultivar ET-39 chromosome 1c, Coffea Arabica ET-39 HiFi, whole genome shotgun sequence genome:
- the LOC113730894 gene encoding uncharacterized protein At5g39865-like, whose translation MWLRRTKSNIRIQHPNFSCSSFKDIQSLCAEDHNSESDPTNRPKKSVFHRVRLANSVLRAFASSPSALDPFPESNVSAAHHHPLPSSKSLSFENPNESEPSISLPGAEKRVVVYFTSLRVVRSTFEDCKNVRSILRGLGVVIDERDLSMDHGFMEELQRILGHSEKTKLTLPRVFIGGRYFGGAEEIRRLNETGELKKYVEGLGLPADPGTCKVCGGHRFILCHQCSGSHKCYSEKGGFKSCTTCNENGLIRCPSCSGAAF comes from the coding sequence ATGTGGCTAAGACGAACTAAGTCAAATATTCGGATTCAGCACCCCAACTTTTCCTGCTCTTCGTTCAAAGACATCCAGAGTCTCTGTGCCGAAGATCATAATTCCGAGTCCGACCCAACCAATCGGCCCAAGAAATCTGTTTTCCACCGAGTCCGACTAGCCAACTCGGTCCTCCGCGCCTTCGCTTCCTCCCCCTCCGCCCTCGACCCTTTTCCCGAATCAAATGTCTCCGCCGCCCACCACCACCCATTGCCCTCCTCAAAATCACTCTCATTTGAGAATCCAAACGAATCAGAGCCGTCGATTTCTTTGCCAGGAGCTGAAAAGCGCGTAGTGGTGTACTTCACGAGCCTGCGAGTGGTCCGCTCCACGTTTGAGGATTGCAAAAACGTCCGATCCATCTTACGCGGCTTGGGGGTCGTAATCGACGAGCGAGATCTGTCGATGGACCACGGTTTCATGGAGGAGCTGCAGAGGATTCTGGGCCATTCTGAAAAGACGAAACTGACTCTCCCTCGAGTTTTTATCGGGGGGAGGTACTTTGGTGGCGCTGAGGAGATCCGGCGGCTCAATGAAACGGGGGAGCTGAAGAAATACGTGGAGGGCCTGGGCCTCCCCGCCGACCCCGGCACGTGCAAGGTGTGTGGTGGGCATAGATTTATCCTCTGCCACCAGTGCAGCGGAAGCCACAAATGTTATAGTGAAAAAGGTGGGTTCAAGAGCTGTACAACTTGCAATGAGAACGGTCTGATCAGGTGCCCTTCTTGCTCCGGCGCTGCTTTCTGA